A single genomic interval of Balaenoptera musculus isolate JJ_BM4_2016_0621 chromosome 14, mBalMus1.pri.v3, whole genome shotgun sequence harbors:
- the LOC118880157 gene encoding thioredoxin domain-containing protein 17-like — protein MAHYEEVSMSGYEEFTQVVEQHRGKTIFAYFSGFKDTEGKSWCPDCVQAEPVVREGLKHVGEGWVFIYCQVGEKPYWKDPNNDFRKKLELTAVPTLLKYGTPQKLVESECLQADLVGMLFSED, from the coding sequence ATGGCCCACTATGAAGAGGTGAGCATGTCTGGCTACGAGGAATTCACGCAGGTGGTGGAGCAGCACAGGGGCAAGACCATTTTCGCctatttttctggttttaagGACACCGAAGGCAAAAGCTGGTGCCCCGACTGCGTGCAGGCTGAACCAGTTGTACGAGAGGGGCTGAAGCATGTTGGTGAAGGATGGGTGTTTATCTACTGCCAAGTAGGAGAAAAACCTTATTGGAAAGATCCAAATAATGACTTCAGGAAAAAGTTGGAATTAACTGCAGTGCCTACACTACTTAAGTATGGAACACCTCAAAAACTGGTAGAATCTGAGTGTCTTCAGGCCGACCTCGTGGGGATGTTGTTCTCTGAAGATTAA
- the XBP1 gene encoding LOW QUALITY PROTEIN: X-box-binding protein 1 (The sequence of the model RefSeq protein was modified relative to this genomic sequence to represent the inferred CDS: deleted 2 bases in 1 codon) has protein sequence MVVVAAAQSPAAGAPKVLLLSGQPATTTAAAAGAPAGRALPIMLPGQRGASPEAASGGPPQARKRQRLTHLSPEEKALRRKLKNRVAAQTARDRKKARMSELEQQVVDLEEENQKLLLENQLLREKTHGLVVENQELRQRLGMDALVTEEEAETKGNGARPVAGSAERSTQTTCTSAAGAGPVVTPPEHLPMDSDGVDSSDSESDILLGILFNLDPVMFFRCPSPESTSLEQLPEVDPEGPSSLPTPPSPSLGTSSAKLEAINELIRFDHVYTKPLVLEIPSETESQANVVVKIEEAPSSPSEKDHPEFTVSVKEELVEDDFIPELGISDLLSTSHCLKPSSCLLDAYSDCSYEGSPSPLSDMSSLLGVDHSWEDTFASELFPQLISV, from the exons ATGGTGGTGGTGGCAGCCGCGCAGAGCCCGGCCGCCGGGGCACCCAAAGTTCTGCTTCTGTCCGGCCAGCCCGCCAccaccaccgccgccgccgccggagcCCCGGCAGGCCGGGCTCTGCCGATCATGTTGCCGGGCCAGCGAGGGGCCAGCCCGgaggcggcgagcggggggccgcCCCAGGCGCGCAAACGACAGCGCCTCACGCACCTGAGCCCCGAGGAGAAGGCGCTGCGGAG gaaactgaaaaacagagtAGCAGCTCAGACTGCCAGAGACCGAAAGAAAGCTCGAATGAGTGAGCTGGAGCAACAAGTGGTAGATTTGGAAGAAGAG AACCAAAAACTTTTGCTAGAAAATCAGCTTTTACGAGAGAAAACTCATGGCCTCGTAGTTGAGAACCAGGAATTGAGACAGCGCTTGGGGATGGATGCCCTAGTGACTGAAGAGGAGGCAGAGACCAAA GGGAATGGAGCGAGGCCGGTGGCCGGGTCTGCTGAG CGCAGCACTCAGACTACGTGCACCTCTGCAGCAGGTGCAGGCCCAGTTGTCACCCCTCCAGAACATCTCCCCATGGATTCTGACGGTGTTGACTCTTCAGACTCTGAG tCTGATATCCTGTTGGGCATTTTGTTCAACTTGGACCCAGTTATGTTCTTCAGATGTCCTTCCCCAGAGTCTACCAGCCTGGAGCAGCTCCCAGAAGTCGACCCAGAAGGACCCAGTTCCTTACCCACACCCCCCTCTCCATCCCTGGGGACGTCATCAGCCAAGCTGGAAGCCATTAATGAACTGATTCGTTTTGACCACGTGTATACAAAGCCCCTAGTCTTAGAGATACCCTCTGAGACAGAGAGCCAAGCTAATGTGGTAGTGAAAATTGAGGAAGCACCTTCCAGTCCCTCAGAGAAGGATCACCCTGAATTCACTGTCTCAGTGAAGGAAGAACTTGTAGAAGATGACTTCATTCCAGAGCTGGGTATCTCAGATCTGCTTTCAACCAGCCACTGCCTGAAGCCATCTTCCTGCCTACTGGATGCTTATAGTGACTGTAGCTATGAGGGTTCCCCTTCTCCCTTGAGTGACATGTCCTCTCTGCTTGGTGTAGACCATTCTTGGGAGGACACTTTTGCCAGTGAACTCTTTCCCCAGCTGATTAGTGTCTAA